A window of Hippoglossus stenolepis isolate QCI-W04-F060 chromosome 16, HSTE1.2, whole genome shotgun sequence contains these coding sequences:
- the scpep1 gene encoding retinoid-inducible serine carboxypeptidase has product MVPTWSLSLLLLTGLVTKGLSIPLAGKEAWNYVEVREGAHMFWWLYYADSQSAGYTDLPLVMWLQGGPGGSGSGFGNFEEIGPLNRNLEPRKNSWVQAASVLFVDNPVGTGFSYTDGPDGFATDVATVASDMLVLLKHFFSEKADFQSIPFYIFSESYGGKMAAAISLELSKAIAQGTVKCNFVGVALGDSWISPLDSVMTWGPYLYTTSLLDDYGLSAVNSAAEMVKQAVEQQQFLKATELWSVTETVVEQNTNGVNFYNILTQDPDEKVRSSVGEDFIALQTRRHIRPLHSQSLSQLMNGPIRKKLGIIPQNVTWGGQAEDVFSHMAGDFMRPVVDVVDQLLIAGVNVTVYNGQLDLIVDTIGQELWVKQLKWEGLPGFNKLRWTPLDDPIAPGVTGAFCKTYKNFAFYWILRAGHMIPSDQGPMALQMMKMITQQA; this is encoded by the exons atGGTCCCAACATGGTCCCTCTCGTTGCTGCTCCTCACCGGCCTCGTCACTAAAG GGCTCTCCATCCCCCTGGCAGGTAAAGAAGCCTGGAACTATGtggaggtgagagagggggCCCACATGTTCTGGTGGCTGTATTACGCTGACAGCCAGTCTGCCGGATACACAGACCTGCCTCTGGTCATGTGGCTGCAG ggtgGACCAGGAGGATCAGGAAGTGGCTTTGGGAACTTTGAGGAGATCGGCCCTTTGAACAGGAACCTAGAGCCCAGAAAGAACAGCTGG GTGCAGGCAGCCAGTGTGTTATTTGTAGATAACCCTGTGGGCACTGGCTTTAGCTACACTGATGGGCCTGATGGCTTTGCGACCGATGTGGCCACGGTGGCCTCAGACATGCTAGTGCTGCTCAAACACTTCTTTTCAGAGAAGGCTGACTTCCAG AGCATCCCCTTTTACATCTTCTCTGAGTCCTATGGAGGAAAGATGGCCGCTGCGATCTCACTGGAACTCTCCAAG GCCATAGCACAAGGAACAGTGAAATGTAACTTTGTTGGTGTGGCACTTGGGGACTCGTGGATTTCCCCACTGG ACTCTGTCATGACGTGGGGGCCGTACCTCTACACCACC TCGCTGCTGGATGATTATGGCCTGTCGGCTGTCAACAGTGCAGCGGAGATGGTGAAGCAAGCCGTGGAGCAGCAACAGTTTCTGAAGGCCACAGAGCTGTGGTCTGTGACCGAGACTGTGGTGGAGCAG AACACCAACGGGGTCAACTTCTACAACATCCTCACCCAGGACCCGGATGAAAAAGTCCGCTCTTCAGTGGGAGAGGACTTCATTG CTCTGCAGACCCGTCGTCACATTCGTCCCCTCCACAGCCAATCACTGTCTCAGCTGATGAATGGACCTATCAGGAAGAAACTGGGCATCATTCCCCAGAATGTCACCTGGGGAG GCCAGGCAGAGGATGTGTTCAGCCACATGGCAGGAGACTTCATGAGGCCGGTGGTGGACGTCGTCGACCAGCTGCTGATCGCTGGAGTCAACGTCACTGTCTACAACGGACAGCTGGACCTCATCGTGGACACCATTG GTCAGGAGCTGTGGGTGAAGCAGCTGAAGTGGGAGGGGCTGCCCGGCTTCAACAAGTTGCGGTGGACCCCCCTAGATGACCCCATCGCCCCAGGCGTCACTGGAGCTTTCTGCAAGACCTATAAGAACTTTGCCTTCTATTGGATTCTCAGAGCTGGTCACATG
- the coil gene encoding coilin: protein MDANSSSFIRVRLLFDYPPPAVVHSRMCWLLVDLKACRVVADLESVIRDKFELSSRSILSLFVDDCYLPHTEHIFVVRDNDSVRVKVDSLPQVNGHSSSPDASSKKCKKRQRPKEDDGPGGTEVSVDLKEKKRKKRSEESLEGDAEQASGDKRSKKSHEKHAEKKKKKTKKKAKEKSPAATPKPAPSTQQTSASVEQPVKRTKKPPEAQGKIQSKKPTVSSSDSSSSSSEEDEAPKRPPAPKPAPKTPSSTSASSKAPPVVKPTPKKSQRASSSSEMDSSSDEGPSVKKVPAKKQPLTSSSPKSRINDASKSQPASSTLQSTNRAQTQGDSAALPPVGKVAEPCNSDGEEEIELVIRKPMLPPGFGVGGLRSPWRGSTRGNSGRGDHGDRGRGRGRGRGQAGSFEFSYNGSREPSYQTDSLSNKSVVVQNGVESGPKQDYSSLPLLAAPPQVGQRIAFKLLELGENYAPEISEYKEGKIVSFDLTTKQIELQLLNASQAPVGPGKFDLVYQNADGSESVEYAVSRGAWVTERWDSLLEPRLII, encoded by the exons ATGGatgccaacagcagcagtttcatcCGCGTGCGCCTGCTGTTCGACTACCCGCCGCCGGCCGTGGTCCACAGCCGCATGTGCTGGCTGCTCGTGGACCTGAAGGCGTGTCGCGTGGTGGCGGATCTGGAGAGCGTCATCAGGGACAAGTTCGAGCTGAGCTCCAGAAGCATCCTGAGCCTCTTCGTAGACGACTGCTACCTGCCGCACACCGAGCACATCTTCGTGGTGCGGGACAACGACAGCGTCAG GGTGAAGGTTGACTCTCTGCCCCAGGTGAACGGGCACAGCAGCTCTCCAGATGCATCAagtaaaaagtgtaaaaagagacagagaccgAAAGAGGACGATGGACCCGGAGGAACTGAAGTGAGTGTGGacttgaaggaaaaaaagaggaaaaaacgcAGCGAGGAGAGTCTGGAGGGGGACGCCGAACAGGCTTCAGGTGACAAGAGGAGTAAGAAGTCACATGAAAAGCAcgcagagaaaaagaagaagaagacgaagaagaaggcCAAGGAAAAGAGCCCCGCTGCCACCCCCAAACCAGCTCCATCTACCCAACAAACATCAGCTAGTGTTGAGCAGCCAGTTAAAAGAACCAAGAAGCCCCCGGAAGCACaaggaaaaatacaaagcaaaaaGCCCACTGTCTCTTCTTCAGATTCCAGTAGCAGCAGTAGTGAGGAAGATGAAGCTCCCAAAAGACCGCCTGCTCCAAAACCAGCCCCCAAAACACCCTCGTCCACCTCTGCTAGTTCCAAGGCACCTCCAGTCGTTAAACCCACCCCAAAAAAATCGCAACGTGCCTCATCGTCTTCAGAAATGGATTCCTCCTCTGATGAGGGCCCCAGCGTTAAGAAAGTCCcagcaaaaaaacaacctttaacCTCTTCATCTCCAAAAAGCAGAATAAACGACGCCTCAAAATCTCAGCCGGCTTCTTCCACACTGCAGTCCACAAACCGTGCACAGACACAAGGTGACAGCGCGGCCCTGCCTCCTGTTGGCAAAGTCGCGGAGCCTTGTAACTCAGACGGAGAAGAGGAGATCGAGCTGGTTATCCGAAAACCGATGCTGCCTCCAGGGTTCGGTGTGGGGGGTCTTCGGTCACCTTGGAGAGGCTCCACCCGTGGAAATAGCGGTCGTGGGGATCATGGAGACAGGGGAAGGGGAAGGGGTAGAGGGAGAGGTCAGGCTGGCAGCTTTGAGTTCAGCTATAATGGATCCAGGGAGCCAAGCTACCAGACTGATTCACTGAGCAACAAGTCAGTGGTCGTCcag aatgGAGTGGAGAGTGGCCCCAAACAGGACTACAGCTCTTTGCCCCTGCTGGCCGCCCCCCCTCAGGTGGGGCAGAGGATTGCCTTCAAG ctgCTGGAGCTTGGTGAGAACTATGCGCCAGAAATATCAGAATATAAG GAGGGAAAGATTGTGAGCTTCGACCTAACAACCAAACAGATTGAGCTGCAACTCCTTAATGCCTCTCAAG CTCCTGTGGGACCTGGAAAGTTTGACCTGGTCTATCAGAACGCTGATGGCTCGGAGAGTGTAGAGTACGCCGTGTCCAGAGGTGCTTGG GTGACAGAGCGCTGGGATTCCCTACTGGAACCAAGGCTGATCATTTAA